A genomic region of Pseudomonas sp. MPC6 contains the following coding sequences:
- a CDS encoding ABC transporter permease: MHKLAHILRLGLKELTSLRHDSVLLLFLFYAFTVAIYMPAAGSVIGVHNASVAMVDEDHSRLSRQLAQALQPPEFQPPVSLPYEQMDEMLDSGRYTFVINVPANFQADLLAGRQPAVQVNVDATAMSQAFMGAGYIGRIFQRELLTYSGQGDAASKPPALLTTRALFNINLEGGWFLAVIQIVNNITILAIILTGTALLREREHGTLDHLLVLPLTALEIMLAKIWSNMLVVVLCTWVSLEVIVKGALGVPLAGSMTLFLLVTAVYLFASTALGIFLATLARSTPQFGLLAIPVIIPMLLLSGGSTPLDSMPQWLQWVMQCSPSTHFVSLSAAILFRDAGISVVWPDLLALSTIGLLFFTIALMRFRKSLAS, encoded by the coding sequence ATGCACAAGCTTGCGCACATCCTGCGCCTTGGCCTCAAGGAACTCACGAGCCTGCGACACGACAGCGTGTTGCTACTGTTCCTGTTCTACGCCTTTACCGTGGCGATCTACATGCCGGCCGCGGGCTCCGTGATCGGCGTGCACAACGCCAGTGTGGCCATGGTCGATGAAGATCACAGCCGCCTGTCACGACAACTGGCCCAAGCCCTGCAACCACCGGAATTCCAGCCGCCGGTGTCGCTGCCCTATGAACAAATGGACGAAATGCTGGACAGCGGGCGATACACCTTCGTGATCAATGTTCCGGCAAATTTTCAGGCGGATCTGTTGGCCGGCCGCCAACCGGCGGTGCAGGTCAACGTCGACGCCACGGCCATGAGCCAGGCCTTCATGGGCGCGGGTTACATCGGACGGATTTTCCAGCGCGAGCTGCTGACCTACAGCGGCCAGGGCGATGCGGCGAGCAAGCCCCCCGCGCTGCTGACGACGCGAGCGCTGTTCAATATCAACCTGGAGGGTGGCTGGTTCCTGGCGGTGATTCAGATCGTCAACAACATCACCATCCTCGCCATCATCCTGACCGGCACAGCGCTGCTGCGTGAGCGCGAACACGGCACCCTCGACCATTTGCTGGTGCTGCCGCTGACGGCGCTGGAGATCATGCTGGCAAAAATCTGGAGCAATATGCTGGTGGTGGTGCTCTGCACCTGGGTGTCGCTGGAAGTGATAGTCAAAGGCGCGCTCGGCGTGCCGCTGGCCGGCTCCATGACCTTATTTTTGCTGGTGACAGCGGTTTATCTGTTCGCCAGCACGGCGCTGGGAATATTCCTCGCCACCCTCGCCCGCTCGACACCGCAGTTCGGCCTGTTGGCGATTCCGGTGATTATCCCGATGTTGCTGCTATCAGGCGGCAGTACGCCACTCGACAGCATGCCGCAATGGCTGCAATGGGTGATGCAGTGCTCGCCATCGACTCACTTCGTCAGCCTCAGCGCCGCGATACTGTTTCGCGACGCCGGCATCAGTGTGGTGTGGCCGGATTTGCTGGCACTGAGCACCATCGGTCTGCTGTTTTTTACCATTGCGCTGATGCGGTTTCGCAAGAGCCTGGCGTCCTGA
- a CDS encoding flagellar basal body-associated protein FliL, which translates to MKAWIMLLLALSLPVAAVAEEAKEGEAPKVNYITLSPPFVGNYGLDGTPKLKVYKADVALRVTGDEATKLVKANEPLIRNQLVGLFAQQSTEAMNNVEAKEKLRQEALKQTRQVMSDETGKPVVEDLLFNNLIIQ; encoded by the coding sequence GTGAAAGCGTGGATCATGTTGTTGCTGGCCCTGTCTCTACCTGTGGCAGCGGTGGCCGAAGAAGCCAAGGAAGGTGAAGCGCCGAAGGTCAATTACATCACCTTGAGCCCGCCGTTCGTGGGTAACTATGGGCTGGACGGTACGCCGAAGCTCAAGGTCTACAAGGCTGATGTGGCGTTGCGGGTGACCGGGGACGAGGCGACCAAGCTGGTGAAGGCCAATGAACCGCTGATTCGTAATCAGTTGGTGGGGTTGTTTGCGCAGCAGAGCACCGAGGCGATGAACAATGTCGAGGCCAAGGAGAAGCTGCGTCAGGAGGCCCTGAAGCAGACCCGACAAGTGATGAGCGATGAGACCGGCAAGCCGGTGGTCGAGGATTTGTTGTTCAACAACCTCATCATTCAGTAA
- a CDS encoding NADPH:quinone oxidoreductase family protein: MKAVLCKAFGPAESLVLEDVASPVAKKNEILLEVHAAGVNFPDTLIIEGKYQFKPPFPFSPGGEAAGVIRAVGEKVSHLKVGDRVMALTGWGSFAEEVAVPGYNAMPIPPSMDFNTAAAFSMTYGTSMHALKQRGHLQPGETLLVLGASGGVGLAAVEIGKAMGARVIAAASSAEKLAVAKAAGADELINYSETSLKDEIKRLTDGQGADVIYDPVGGDLFDQAIRAIAWNGRLLVVGFASGRIPELPVNLALLKGAAVVGVFWGSFAQRQPQDNAANFQQLFGWFAEGKLKPLVSQVYPLGNAAQAINDLGQRKAVGKVVVQVR, translated from the coding sequence ATGAAAGCCGTGCTGTGCAAAGCCTTCGGCCCTGCCGAATCGCTGGTGCTGGAAGACGTCGCCAGCCCTGTCGCGAAGAAGAATGAAATCCTGCTGGAAGTGCACGCCGCGGGGGTGAATTTCCCCGACACGCTGATCATCGAGGGCAAATACCAGTTCAAGCCGCCCTTCCCCTTTTCCCCCGGTGGCGAAGCGGCGGGCGTGATCCGTGCGGTGGGCGAAAAAGTCAGCCACCTGAAGGTCGGCGACCGGGTCATGGCCCTGACCGGCTGGGGCAGCTTTGCCGAAGAAGTGGCGGTGCCGGGCTATAACGCAATGCCGATCCCGCCGTCCATGGACTTCAACACCGCCGCCGCCTTCAGCATGACTTATGGCACCTCGATGCACGCGCTCAAGCAACGGGGCCATCTGCAGCCGGGTGAAACCCTGCTGGTGCTCGGCGCTTCCGGCGGTGTCGGCCTGGCAGCGGTGGAAATCGGCAAAGCCATGGGCGCCCGGGTGATCGCTGCCGCCAGCAGCGCGGAAAAACTCGCCGTGGCCAAGGCGGCCGGCGCCGACGAGTTGATCAACTACAGCGAAACCAGCCTCAAGGACGAAATCAAGCGCCTGACCGACGGCCAGGGTGCCGACGTGATCTACGATCCGGTCGGCGGCGACCTGTTCGACCAGGCCATCCGCGCCATCGCCTGGAACGGGCGCCTGCTGGTGGTCGGTTTCGCCAGCGGCCGCATTCCGGAACTGCCGGTTAACCTGGCGCTGCTCAAAGGTGCAGCCGTGGTCGGCGTGTTCTGGGGCTCGTTTGCCCAGCGCCAGCCTCAGGACAACGCGGCAAACTTCCAGCAATTGTTTGGCTGGTTTGCCGAGGGCAAGCTGAAGCCGCTGGTGTCGCAGGTGTATCCATTGGGCAATGCGGCGCAGGCGATCAATGATCTGGGTCAGCGCAAGGCGGTTGGCAAGGTGGTGGTACAGGTTCGCTGA
- a CDS encoding energy transducer TonB: protein MRWFAFVLLLGLSADIRAGEFFLIPENNPKPIYPPALLRAGITGNVRVEFIANADGSVSKVRILESDHPDLAEASRVAIEQWRFRPWTVDKDKPAKQEIIAPLVFRLDLDSPIHANQWLKKLKCRDVNEQLLNVPESAWVDAAPFHYTRAYLSNVFHVTQLPKEQRLEWIANLNTRVPTIVRSCRSGPVLKYMSLLPEEIRQLL, encoded by the coding sequence ATGCGGTGGTTTGCGTTTGTGCTGTTGCTGGGTTTATCGGCAGATATCAGGGCAGGGGAGTTCTTTCTGATACCGGAAAACAACCCCAAGCCGATTTATCCTCCAGCGCTTCTGAGGGCTGGCATAACCGGCAATGTCCGAGTCGAGTTCATCGCCAATGCCGATGGTTCGGTGAGCAAGGTGAGAATCCTGGAAAGCGATCATCCTGACCTGGCCGAAGCGAGCAGGGTTGCGATAGAGCAGTGGCGGTTCAGGCCTTGGACGGTTGATAAAGACAAGCCTGCGAAGCAGGAAATTATCGCTCCACTGGTATTCCGCCTGGATCTCGATTCGCCGATCCACGCCAACCAGTGGCTCAAGAAATTGAAATGTCGCGACGTCAACGAGCAACTGCTCAATGTCCCGGAGTCTGCGTGGGTGGATGCCGCGCCGTTTCATTACACCCGGGCGTATCTGTCGAACGTGTTTCACGTCACCCAATTACCGAAGGAGCAGCGCCTGGAATGGATTGCCAACCTGAACACGCGTGTGCCGACCATTGTCAGGAGCTGCCGCAGCGGCCCGGTGCTCAAATACATGAGTTTGCTGCCGGAGGAGATTCGGCAACTGTTGTAG
- the glpT gene encoding glycerol-3-phosphate transporter gives MFAFFRPAAHQAPLPEEKIDNTYRRLRWQIFAGIFIGYAGYYLLRKNFSLAMPYLIEEGYTRGELGLALSAIAIAYGLSKFLMGIVSDRSNPRFFLPFGLLVSAGVMFIFGFAPWATSSVTIMFILLFINGWAQGMGWPPSGRTMVHWWSQKERGGVVSLWNVAHNVGGGLIGPLFLLGMGLFNDWRAAFYVPAAVAMAVAVFAFVTMRDTPQSVGLPPIEKYKNDYPEGYDASHEEEFSAKEIFVKYVLRNKMLWYIALANVFVYLLRYGVLDWAPTYLKEAKGFTVDKTSWAYFFYEWAGIPGTLLCGWMSDKIFRGNRGLTGMVFMALVTVATLVYWLNPAGNPTVDMIALVSIGFLIYGPVMLIGLQALELAPKKAAGTAAGFTGLFGYLGGSVAASAAMGYTVDHFGWDGGFVLLIGACLLAMAFLAPTLWHKQVASQSREALA, from the coding sequence ATGTTTGCTTTCTTTCGTCCTGCCGCACATCAGGCTCCATTGCCTGAAGAAAAAATAGACAACACCTACCGTCGCCTTCGCTGGCAGATCTTCGCCGGGATTTTTATCGGCTACGCCGGTTATTACCTGCTGCGCAAAAACTTCTCCCTGGCCATGCCCTACCTGATTGAGGAGGGCTATACCCGTGGTGAGCTGGGCCTGGCGTTGTCGGCGATTGCCATCGCCTACGGCCTGTCCAAATTCTTGATGGGCATCGTGTCCGACCGCTCCAATCCGCGTTTCTTCCTGCCCTTCGGCCTGCTGGTATCGGCCGGGGTGATGTTCATTTTCGGCTTTGCGCCCTGGGCGACGTCCAGCGTGACCATCATGTTCATCCTGCTCTTCATCAACGGCTGGGCCCAAGGCATGGGCTGGCCGCCGAGCGGGCGGACGATGGTGCACTGGTGGTCGCAGAAGGAACGCGGTGGCGTAGTGTCGTTATGGAACGTGGCGCATAACGTTGGCGGCGGCCTGATCGGTCCGTTGTTCCTGCTCGGCATGGGCCTGTTCAATGACTGGCGCGCGGCGTTTTACGTGCCGGCGGCGGTCGCCATGGCGGTGGCGGTGTTTGCCTTCGTGACCATGCGTGACACCCCGCAATCGGTGGGCCTGCCGCCGATCGAGAAGTACAAGAACGACTACCCGGAAGGCTACGACGCCAGCCACGAAGAAGAATTCAGCGCCAAGGAAATCTTCGTCAAATACGTGCTGCGCAACAAAATGCTCTGGTACATCGCCTTGGCTAACGTCTTCGTCTACCTGTTGCGCTACGGCGTACTGGACTGGGCACCGACCTACCTCAAGGAAGCGAAAGGCTTCACCGTGGATAAAACCTCGTGGGCGTATTTTTTCTACGAGTGGGCGGGTATTCCAGGCACGCTGTTGTGCGGCTGGATGTCGGACAAGATCTTCCGCGGCAACCGTGGCCTGACCGGTATGGTGTTCATGGCGCTGGTCACCGTGGCGACCCTGGTGTACTGGCTCAACCCGGCGGGCAACCCGACCGTCGACATGATCGCCCTGGTTTCAATCGGCTTTCTGATCTACGGCCCGGTGATGTTGATCGGCCTGCAAGCGCTGGAACTCGCACCGAAGAAAGCCGCCGGTACTGCGGCGGGCTTTACCGGGCTGTTTGGTTACCTAGGGGGTTCGGTCGCGGCCAGTGCAGCCATGGGCTACACCGTGGACCACTTCGGCTGGGACGGCGGTTTCGTCTTGCTGATCGGCGCGTGCCTGCTGGCGATGGCCTTCCTCGCCCCGACCCTGTGGCACAAACAAGTCGCCAGTCAGAGCCGCGAAGCACTCGCCTGA